From the genome of Triticum aestivum cultivar Chinese Spring chromosome 1A, IWGSC CS RefSeq v2.1, whole genome shotgun sequence:
TGATAAATGGTTTGAAGAATGAGGAAGGTACAATGGTTGAGTCACTATTCCGCAGTGAGGTTGCTAAACATGTCTCCGGCAAAGAGTGTGAGCACACATCAATTACAATGGAGGACCTTGATCTCAGTCTAGCAATACCACCAAAGAAGCCTGCATCAATCGAGGACTGCTTGGATTTGTATGCCACTGGATTGATCGAGGATTGGCATTGCATAGACTGTTCAGCTGCTTCTGCAGCTGGAAATACCTCTTTGAACCAAGATACAACAATCGATGGCCAACCCGAACAGTCAAACAATAAAACATACAAAAATGAGGAATCTGGCCATCCAGCTGACAGGCAAACGAGAACAACATATGGGAACAATGGAAAGCTACCGGTGATTGATGGCAATGCAAATCAAATGGAACAGAGCCATAAAAAACAGAAAGACGAAAAGAAGATATGCAGGGCTGCAATAGTACAATATCGCATTACCAAGTCGGCGCCTATACTAACCATTCATCTGAAGAGATTCAACTATGTCCACTCTGATAGGCCATACGAGTTGCAAGAGCGTGTGAACTTTGAAGATACACTTGATATAACAAAGTTCATAGATCCTGGGTATTGACACTTACACTTTTACCAGTTTAATATATCTAAGATATTGGTCTATTTAAATTTCAGATCTCAGATGATCTCAGTGGGCATCACATTGTTGTTGTTCCGATTCAAGAAAAATAATAGCTGACCACTATTATTTCCTCTAATTTTCAGGCATCTCAAGGACGACGAGTACAAGTACCGTCTAGTTGCTGTCATTGTACACAGTGGACCGACCCTGCGCGAAGGACACAATTTTGCCTATGTGAGAGCAAGCCAAATTGGATGCCAACAGCAGGCGAGCCATGACGATCCAACATGGTTCTGTGCAAGCGACGAAAGCATCACAGAAGTATCACTAAAAGAGGTGATCGAGTGTCAGGCCTACATTCTTTTTTATGAAAGGGTCGAACAGCCAAAGGCCAAGCCAGTTGTAGAAGAGCATCCACCAACCGGTCACTGATGAGGAGAAAGATGGATGGGAAGGGAAAACAGTTGTGTATTATTTTTGTTGTTTCATTCAGCAATCAGCATAGTTTGGTTTATTTTGTGGAGTGTTGTGATCCCATCGTGGGAAGggcttgaagttttggatgaagaGCTCGCTCGAACCGTTGCTTTGACTTTGATTTTCGCAATTCAATTTGGTTGTAATGGAATAATCATATCCATTTGCAAACTGTGTTCGTATTTATCTTTTCACTGTTTCCCTCACCCGAAATTGCAATCAGAAACTTGATGTCTTAAATCCAAATTTTAGCTTTGTATTGTCTTGTTTGAGAAACATAATTCGGAATTTTGAACTGACCTGAACTTTACCGGCTTCGTCAATGAAGCATAATTCAGAATTTTTAACTGTGCCACCTTATTTACCGTTTTCCTCACCTGCAGCTGCAAACAAAACAAAACCAAATCAAAGACCATACAAGGTTTGTTAGATGTAACTCCAAATTCAGATTCTATCTTGCCTTCTCTGAGAAGCTTAATTCAGAAACTTTTACTGAGCTGTATGGTTGCTTCGTCAGATGAAGTGCCGTTCACCAGTGAGTACTGGTGCAGACTGTTCATATGTAATGTTTTCCAGTTGCAAACAAAACCAAGCCATCTACAGACTAGAGTTACTGATTGGAGTACATAAAACTAGTTGCAATCGGCTGAAGGGTTGATGCATCCGCCGTCATCCTGGAGGACGGAGGAGCCCTAGGACCCAGTAAATCCTCGGCCACGCCGCAGACCGGCCCCGCTCTTGCCCCTTCCCCTGTTCCCCGAACAATAGTCCTCTCCTCATCAGTGCGATGTTCCTGACTCGCCAATACAGTATAGATTTTTAAAGTAATGTAGTGGTGTAGTGTAGCTGTTCTGTTCAGAAAATTCAGGACCAAATTGCAGAGCATCTATTGTCACAAAATGTAAAAGAGAAGGTGATCTCATACAGGAAGAACACTCCAGTTGTTCAGAATGATAGGATATCACCCTGCAGCTACATCTGTCAAACAACACCTCTGCTGCAAAGGGAATGCACTTGCCAGCCCACAAAACGTTGTGAAACAGATATGTAGACCCTCGGATAATAAGTGCTTACAGAGTTGTGATAGCTTAACAAGGATACGGGAATAATCTGTGCTCAGGAATTTCAGTTaacaagtactagtactactttgcaGGCTTGCACCCATCTAACAAACCAAAGCACAGGATCATCACGGGTCAGGTGATTCTGCCCTCATGTACCTCAGAGGAACTGAATTGAGGGCATGAGACTGCTGGATCACAGCTTTGGATTATGGCCTCCTGGAGCTCAGTAGTTTGGCTTCATGTTGCCGTCGGACGATCAGAGACTGCCGGTAAAGGTTCAGGTCAAGGCCATCAACGTTCCTTCCCACACGTGCTTGCAGAATCGCCTGCAGGATGCCCGTGAGCAACAGATTCGATGTAGCATCATTATTCCAATGATACCAGCTATATATAATTCACTGACAAAAGCAGGAGAAGGACAGAGAGCTACGTCGTTGTTCGGCCGGATCAGGAGCTCGCCGATGAACTGAAACATAGAGCTGCTGCGAAAACTGATGTCCCTCAGGTGTTGGGTGTCGATCTTCAACCTTGCGCTGCCATCCTGAATAACAGCGACCGCAGAGTCCAGATCGTATGACTGAAGGCTGGAGAATTGCAAGACAAGAAGGCTAGCACGGTTAAAACTTGTAGTTTTGAGGAGAAATCAAAGTAACTGGCAGACATACATTCCTGTTACCCGGAGGGACGCCCCTTGCTTGAACATCTCCGAGGAGGGCTCCAGCTCTTGCAGAGTGACAGGCACACCTGGTTTCAGAGtagaagatgccatctagctagCACACGGGGAACTGATGAAAGGCAAAATGAGGGGGTTATGTCTAGTCTCCGGTGATAGTCTTCGCAATCAAGAAAAGTACTGATACTGTTTCAATATTACAAGATTGTACACTGGAAGTTGATACAACTATGGCACTGATACTGTTTGACTGTATCAACATTTACCCTGCTGCTCAACATTGCATCTGTTCAGATACATGAGACTGCAATATGCATACTATTGTTGTATACTGATCTAGCATTATAATCTCAATTACGGGGAAGGAGGCATCAGCTGCCAAAGAAGGGCTTCAAACCAGACATGCAATTCCAATCCCAATCCCATACAGTCATTCCAACATTCTGGAATGAGATCTACAGTAATCTGAAACTTGACTCGATCCCTAGTTTTGCACCTGACAGAAACCGCTAACAACGTACCTAACGCGCACGGGCTGCCTGATGAAATCTAAAGCCCTGGCAAAGATTGCCTGCTGCTCCTCCACCGCGCGTCGCCGGCGAGGCGGCCTCGCCAATGCGCGCAAACAGTCCAGCCGCTCGAGGCACGAGGAGGGAAACTGGCgagcgggagggagggagggagggattgGGTCGGAGACGCGAAGATAGCCTGGGGGAGGATGGGTgggaggacggcggcgggggagagattccggcgaacggcggcggatgGAAACGGGAGGAGACGAGGAGCACCACTACTGGTACTTTTTTTTTTTGGTTATATAAACTGGTACTGGCACTGGATAACCGAAAACCCATATATGACGCTAACAGCGTCAAATTGCCAGGGAAACGCACAGGCCCAGTCATCCGCTGGTGACCGACCGATCACTACTGTCCAGCCACCACGTTAGATTTTGGACAAAATGTACCATTGTATTCCCTTTGAACATCACTACTTGAGTAAATTAAAAAACATCACTACTTGAATAAGTTATAAAAAACATCACTACTTGGATAAAGAATGTTGTTTATCTAAACAAAAATGCCATCCTTTATAACCCAATAAAGAGCATTGTTTATCAGATGGAGTATTTTTTTTATCGGGCCGGTTTCTATAGGTTTTCTTGGTCGGTTTCTATCCAAAAAAACATCTATTGGGTTTCCTTTACAGACTGAATTTTTTTAAATCTTGATAAATCAATTTTTTAATGTTACGGATTTTTTGGATATAATTTTAAAAAGTAAGTGAATTTAATAAATTTTcattaattttagaaaatgttctcgaaatgtaTAGAATGTTCTTGAAGTTTGATCTTTCTTTAAGTGTGAACATAATTTTGAGATGTGAGCATTCTTAAAAAAAGAATGTTTTATAAAAGGCCTGAAGATTTTTTAAAAATTTAAACACTTTTCAAGACGCCGACATTTTTAAAAATTTTGGTATTGTTTTAAGACATGCCTGACCATCGCATTGCATGGAGACCTGAGAAGTGGCGGAGGTGGAAggcgcctctggttggtacacttagTTGCATAGGGCCCTTTCTGCCCACACTTGTGGCAAGTCACATCTGAGGGCGGGCGAGAGTGAGGAAGATCTCTTGTCCTCAAAGCCCGAGGCCTCTCCTGATAAGCTGGGTTGGGAGGGTGGGAAGGACCACAATCTTTGAGTTGCTTGTGCTGTTGAGGACGAAATGGAGGAGGACTTGGAACCCAGAAATTTTTCTGTTTGTGAAAAACCTAAGAGAACGAAGAAGGTGGGGTGGAGTCCCTGAACCTCTTCCTTGAAGTTTCCATCTTGTTCTTAGCTGTGTCTTGCTTAAGAGCCAAGTTGTAGAACATTGAGAACTCAGTTGGGGTGTAGAGCGTAAGGGGAACTTGCAGATCATCCCTAAGACCATTCCTGAACTGATAAATCTTGCTTTCATCATTTGGAACATCTTGCTTGGCATAGTGGGCAAGCCTCTGGAAATCTGAGTTATACTGATAGACAACCAACGTGCCTTGCTTGAGATTCCTGAACTTCTCGCACATGCCCTCTACTGCACTTGTGGGAATATAGTGCGCTCTGAAGTGTTTGCAGAACACGCTCAATCAATCACCTGGCCCTCTCTGGAATCTTTGTATGGTTGCCACCAATCCGCAGCTTGATCCTTGAGGTTGAAGGTAGCAAACCTGATGAAGTCCCCTGGCCTGAAATTACTGCTATCAAAATGCTTCTTCGTGCCGCGAGCCAATCTTCTGCGTCCATAGGCTCCAGGCAAGAACTGAAAGTCTTGGGCTGATTGCTTAGAAACTAGTTCAACGTTGCAAATTGGGGCTGATTGTAGAAGTTCCTTGCCCTTAATTTCCTTGGTTTCCTTGGTTCCTTCTTGCTTCAACTGGAGGAGCATTTTAGTATTTGTATTTGTATTTGTatctgccatcaaagcttgccatgcctccggaggcagaGGTGGCGGACAAGGATTTGGATCCTCACCGTCTCGACTCGGATTACCACGAGTAGTGGAGGCCATCCTGAAGATGGAGATGAAGTTTAGATCCACAATTAAGAAGATTGATAGTTGAATAAGCTGAATTAGTAAGGCTTGAAGGATCCAACATAAATCCTCATCAAGTATAGCATCCAAGCTGAAATTGCAAGAATGCTTTCCAAAGATTAATGGAATCGCCGATTGATTAGGAAGCCACTTGAAAAAAACAAAGTATTGAGCGTGCCAATTGAGCTCAGAGCAAATACATGACAGAGATTTTGTTCGACATTTTTGTGGTGAGACCCACGTAGGCTTGATCGTACATTGGTTTTCATAGTACAATGACGTTCAAAATGCCCCTGAGCCATAGCGGACTACAAGGGCTCGCTAAACCACCACGAGACTATCCTCTGTAGGAAAGGCCATGGACAAATGAAcaactagatgtcgaaccccaaccTCACATCATGCATATGTTGGAGGGATATGTGATACCTCCTTTCAGTGATCCGGTAAAGGAATAGGAAAGTATACCACACCTATTTCCCTAGAGGTACCATGGGTTATCGAACACACGAGAGGAAGATTCCCTTGAAGCGATGGTCTCTAGAAAGCTTTTGTTAAAGGATCAATTCCAGCTTTTGTCTGAAGCAATCAAGCAAATGGTGATTCAAATACTTATAATAAAAAGAGGTACGGGTATGAGGTCTTAATGCTTGCAACCATGTATTTGTGTTGGGACAAGATATGCTATTAATTTGTGCGATGGAAGTCACCCATCGAGATATGCTTGTTATGAATAGAAGTGGGGGTGTGTCCAAATAATATCTTGACCGACATGAGTCCTGCATCAAGAATTAGTTGTCCTACCAGAGGCCCTATTTGTTGCACGGGGTTGCCTCAGTAATTAAGATAATAAATACCATACAATAGCTTTGAGCGTTTAATGACTACACCCCATGAATCCCCAAGGATTGGATCCGTGCTCCCACACTAAACCCTTCTATCACTAGTGTTCAGAATAAAACTTCACGTTCTCCCCGCACTTAGCCTCACCATTActcgatctccatgatcctgggtacctgcaTGGATGCAGATCCCCAACAAGACAAGAGACATCGAtggaacaattttatttcacacatacggaTGTTAATTCAAAGCCCTTACATTGATCCCCACAACAAATATGGAGGGCTGCAAGGCctatgcctcaacccataccttatTGAACTACTTACACACGGAGATCAGATCGCAAGAAGAAAACAATGAAGGACACATCTTGAAAATTGATTGCTTgcaaatatgtcttacaatggCTGCCTTGTGTGATGCACAATTACAAGTATGAACTGGAGGGAATTGGACTATGGTGGTGACGGTGGCTATGTGatacgtctggcagagtaaagccaatgactactcgatagtttagtgtgccatgctttacggcttagaaccgggactttaacgatgttttgaacgtcatggagcatatgagatgttccaggagttgaagttcatatttcaagcaaatccccggattgagagatatgaagtctccaataagttctacagctacaagatgaaggagaatagttctgtcagtgaacatatacttagaatgtctgggtaccacaaccacttgactcaactgggagttaatcttcctgatgatagtgtcattgatagagttcttcaatcactgccaccaagctacaagagcttcgtgatgaactataatatgcaagggatggataagacaattcctgagcacttcgcaatgctaaaggccgtggaggtagaaatcaagaaggagcatcaagtgttgatggtcaacaagaccaccagtttcaagaaaaagggtaaagggaagaaggggaacttcaagaagaacagcaagccagttgctgctcaagtgaagaaacccaagtcagacctaagcctaagactgagtgcttctactgcaaaggaactggtcactggaagcggaactgccccaagtatttggtagaaaagaaggatgtcaaagtgaaaggtatatttgatatacatgttattgatgtgtaccttactaatgctcgcagtagtgcctgggtatttgatactagttcggttgctaacatttacaactcgaaacaggggctacggattaagcgaagattggctaaggacgaggtgacgatgcgcgtgggaaatggttccaaaatcgatgtgatcgtcgtcggcacgctacctctacatctaccttcgggattagttttagacctgaataattgttatttggtgccagtgttgagcatgaacattatatctggatcttgtttaatgcgagacggttattcgtttaaatcagagaataatggttgttctatttatatgagtaatatcttttatggtcatgcacccctgatgactggtctatttttactaaatcttgatagtagtgatacacatgttcatagtattgaagccaaaagatgtagagttgataatgatagtgcaacttatttgtggcactgccgtttaggtcatattggtgtaaagcgcatgaagaaactccattctgatggacttctggaatcacttgattatgaatcacttggtacttgtgaaccatgtatcatgggcaagatgactaaaactctgttctccggaacaatggagcgagcaacagagttattggaaatcatacatactgatgtatgtggtccaatgaacattgaagctcgcggtagatatcgttattttctcaccttcacagatgatttgagtagatatgggtatatctacttgatgaaacataagtctgaaacatttgaaaagttcaaaaaaattcagagcgaagtcgaaaatcatcgtaacaagaaaatcaagtttcgacgatctgatcgtggaggcgaatatttgagttatgagtttggacttcatttgaaacaatgcggaatagtttcgcaactcacaccacctggaacaccatagcgtaatggtgtgtccgaacgtcgtaatcgtactttactagatatggtgcgatctatgatgtctctcactgatttaccgctatcattttggggttacgctttagagacagttgcattcacattaaatagggcaccatctaaatccatcgagacgacaccttatgaactgtggtttggcaagaaacccaagttgtcgtttcttaaagtttggggttgcgatgcttatgtgaaaaagcttcaacctgataagctcgaacccaaatcggagaaatgtgtcttcataggatacccaaaggagactgttcggtacaccttctatcacagatctgaaggcaagatattcgttgctaagaatggatcctttatagaaaggagtttctctcgaaagaagtgagtgggaggaaagtagaacttgacgagataattgtaccttctcccttattggaaagtagttcatcactgaaaccagttccagtgattcctacactagtaactgaggaagctaatgatgttgatcatgaaacttctgatcaagttactaccgaacctcgtaggtcaaccagagtaagatccgcaccagagtggtacggtaatcctgttctaaaagtcatgttacttgaccatgatgaacctacgaactatgaggaagcaatgatgagcccagattccgcaaaatggcttgaagccatgaaatctgagatgggatccatgtatgagaacaatgtgtggactttgattgacttgctcgatgatcggcaggccatagagaataaatggatcttcaagaagaagactgacgctgacggtaatgttactgtctacaaagctcgacttgttgcgaaaggttttcgacaagttcaaggagttgactacgatgagaccttctcactcgtagcgatgcttaagtccgtccgaattatgttagcaattgtcgcattttatgattatgaaatttggcaaatggatgtcaaaactgcattccttaatggataccttacagaagagttgtatatgatgcaaccagaaggttttgtcgatccaaaaggtgctaacaaagtgtgcaagctccagcgatcgatttatggaccggtgcaagcctctcggagttggaatatacgctttgatagtgtgatcaaagcatatggttttatacagacttttggagaagcctgtatttacaagaaagtgagtgggagttccgtagtatttctgatattatatgtagatgacatattgttgatcggaaatgatactggaTTTTTGaatagcatcaagatctatagagatagatcaagatgcttgattgtactttcacaaagcacataccttgataaagttttgaagaagcaTTTCTGAGTGGGAGCTcccgtagcatttctaatattatatgtagatgacatattgttgatcggaagcatcttgatcaatgaaagatcttggtgaagctgcttatatattgggcatcaagatctatagagatagatcaagatgcttgattggactttcacaaagcacataccttgataaagttttgaagaagttcaaaatggatcaggcaaagaaagggttcttgcttgtattacaaggtgtgaagttgagtcagactcaatgcctgagcagtgcagaagatagagagaaaaggaaaggtgttccctatgcttcagccataggctctatcatgtatgcaatgctgtgtaccagacctgatgtgtgccttgctataagtttagtagggaggtaccaaagtaatccaggagtggatcactggacaacggtcaagaacaccctgaaatacctgaaaaggactaaggatatgtttctcgtatatggaggtgacaaagagctcgtcgtaaacggttacgtcgatgcaagctttggcactgatccggatgactctaagtcacaaactggatacgtgtttttattaaatggtggagctgtcagttggtgcagttccaagcagagcgttgtggtgggatctacgtgtgaagcaaaatacatagctgcttcagaagcagcaaatgaaggagtctggatgaaggagttcttatccgatctaggtgtcatacctagtgcatcgggtccaatgaaaatcttttgtgacaatactggtgcaattgccttggtaaaggaatccagatttcacaagagaaccaagcacatcaagagacgattcaattccatccgcgatcaagtcaaggagggagacatagagatttgcaagatacatacggatctgaatgttgcagacccgttgactaagcctctctcacgagcaaaacatgatcagcaccaagactccatgggtgttagaatcattacaatgtaatctagattattgactctagtgcaagtgggagattgaaggaaatatgccctagaggcaataataaagctgttatttatatttccttatatcatgataaatgcttattattcatgctagaattgtattaaccagaaacttagtacatgtgtgaatacatagacaaacagagtgtcactagtttgcctctacttgactagctcgttgaatcaatgatggttatgtttcctaaccatagacatgagttgtcatttgattaacgggatcacactagtagaaaacggaccattagtaccggtttgtaagggcctttagtgccggttatggaaccggcactaaagcccccccccctttag
Proteins encoded in this window:
- the LOC123182928 gene encoding CST complex subunit TEN1, which encodes MASSTLKPGVPVTLQELEPSSEMFKQGASLRVTGILQSYDLDSAVAVIQDGSARLKIDTQHLRDISFRSSSMFQFIGELLIRPNNDAILQARVGRNVDGLDLNLYRQSLIVRRQHEAKLLSSRRP